From a single Sparus aurata chromosome 13, fSpaAur1.1, whole genome shotgun sequence genomic region:
- the atf5a gene encoding uncharacterized protein atf5a isoform X1 has product MMATSAPVWKTLRVCPADPLALSHPQANHSQSQGCRGEVSEESQHLIGELQRVRFFIFFPISGGLGTAAHSSFLNSDGLTDWMTEEVDFSSYLPNPPSPPSSTNASLPPSPLQNDIQVPSDLEVMTSLLQEELAQLEDYFLSEPLPEKGPRLGKCDRGPLPAGPQPFTQLPYASYSTSNQSESSPLLVTLATGELDLLSICGGPIGRSKIPRHAPYSCSRPSGCGRKRVPDGVRFSEGYDNSLLSSKGCNSGNSAVTLTGNYGCVEDDQLVGKSYCLGSAVEVRRCAVLPKDDKNCCFSQDVIGGAKVVGGGFGFGGSLDASHKKEDLLMYSMREVSGGTNNNEVLNTIKASVEVTKASVSWKSEISEGCYLPATSQSEAYHSFLGNINEQVKSESLQIAQHDLHCNFLEDQGPECLLMSRESLTLESSGCRQACRLKDDHCALKYEEDDIPAVGGERKQKKRDQNKTAAHRYRQRKRAELDSLEEQLHCLEGRNRELRDKAESVEREIQYVKDLLIEVYKARSQRHKQDTTA; this is encoded by the exons GAGTCAGCACTTAATTGGTGAGTTGCAGCGAGTAcgcttttttatatttttccccATTTCAGGTGGGCTCGGCACTGCAGCACATTCGTCCTTCTTGAACA GTGATGGTCTCACTGACTGGATGACGGAAGAAGTGGATTTCTCCTCGTACCTCCCAAaccctccttcccctccctcctccaccaaTGCCTCCCTTCCCCCTTCACCCCTTCAGAATGATATCCAGGTGCCCTCTGACTTGGAGGTCATGACCTCTCTGCTGCAAGAGGAACTCGCCCAACTGGAGGACTACTTCCTGTCCGAACCACTGCCAGAGAAAGGGCCGAGGCTGGGAAAATGCGACAGGGGTCCACTGCCGGCGGGTCCTCAGCCGTTCACTCAGCTGCCATACGCATCATACTCTACATCTAACCAATCGGAATCCAGCCCACTTCTTGTTACCCTGGCAACGGGAGAACTGGACCTGCTGAGTATCTGTGGGGGGCCCATTGGGCGATCCAAAATTCCAAGACACGCCCCGTACAGCTGCAGTCGCCCCAGTGGGTGTGGTAGGAAAAGAGTTCCTGATGGCGTGAGGTTCAGTGAAGGCTATGATAACAGTTTGTTGAGTTCCAAAGGATGTAACTCAGGTAACTCAGCGGTGACCCTCACCGGTAACTATGGCTGCGTAGAGGACGATCAGCTGGTAGGGAAGAGCTACTGTCTGGGTAGTGCAGTCGAGGTCAGGAGATGTGCCGTTCTACCAAAAGACGACAAGAATTGCTGCTTCAGTCAAGATGTCATAGGTGGTGCGAAGGTTGTTGGTGGTGGTTTTGGCTTTGGTGGATCACTTGATGCCTCACATAAGAAAGAGGATCTGCTGATGTATAGCATGAGAGAGGTCAGCGGAGGCACCAATAACAACGAGGTGCTTAATACTATCAAAGCTAGTGTGGAGGTGACAAAAGCCAGCGTTTCTTGGAAATCAGAGATCAGCGAAGGTTGTTACCTTCCAGCAACATCGCAGTCTGAGGCCTATCATAGCTTCTTAGGCAACATCAACGAGCAGGTGAAATCAGAGAGTTTGCAGATAGCACAACATGATTTACACTGCAATTTCCTGGAGGATCAGGGCCCAGAGTGTCTTTTAATGTCGAGGGAGAGTCTGACCTTGGAGTCTTCAGGGTGCAGACAAGCATGCAGGCTTAAGGATGATCACTGTGCTTTGAAATACGAAGAGGACGACATTCCAGCTGTAGGTGGCGAGCgcaaacagaagaagagagatcAGAACAAAACTGCCGCTCACAG GTATCGCCAGCGAAAAAGGGCGGAGCTAGATTCTTTGGAGGAACAGTTGCACTGCCTTGAAGGGAGGAaccgggagctccgggacaagGCAGAGTCGGTAGAACGTGAAATCCAGTACGTCAAAGACCTGCTGATCGAAGTTTACAAGGCCCGCAGCCAAAGGCACAAGCAGGACACGACAGCGTAA
- the atf5a gene encoding uncharacterized protein atf5a isoform X2: protein MMATSAPVWKTLRVCPADPLALSHPQANHSQSQGCRGEVSEESQHLIGDGLTDWMTEEVDFSSYLPNPPSPPSSTNASLPPSPLQNDIQVPSDLEVMTSLLQEELAQLEDYFLSEPLPEKGPRLGKCDRGPLPAGPQPFTQLPYASYSTSNQSESSPLLVTLATGELDLLSICGGPIGRSKIPRHAPYSCSRPSGCGRKRVPDGVRFSEGYDNSLLSSKGCNSGNSAVTLTGNYGCVEDDQLVGKSYCLGSAVEVRRCAVLPKDDKNCCFSQDVIGGAKVVGGGFGFGGSLDASHKKEDLLMYSMREVSGGTNNNEVLNTIKASVEVTKASVSWKSEISEGCYLPATSQSEAYHSFLGNINEQVKSESLQIAQHDLHCNFLEDQGPECLLMSRESLTLESSGCRQACRLKDDHCALKYEEDDIPAVGGERKQKKRDQNKTAAHRYRQRKRAELDSLEEQLHCLEGRNRELRDKAESVEREIQYVKDLLIEVYKARSQRHKQDTTA from the exons GAGTCAGCACTTAATTG GTGATGGTCTCACTGACTGGATGACGGAAGAAGTGGATTTCTCCTCGTACCTCCCAAaccctccttcccctccctcctccaccaaTGCCTCCCTTCCCCCTTCACCCCTTCAGAATGATATCCAGGTGCCCTCTGACTTGGAGGTCATGACCTCTCTGCTGCAAGAGGAACTCGCCCAACTGGAGGACTACTTCCTGTCCGAACCACTGCCAGAGAAAGGGCCGAGGCTGGGAAAATGCGACAGGGGTCCACTGCCGGCGGGTCCTCAGCCGTTCACTCAGCTGCCATACGCATCATACTCTACATCTAACCAATCGGAATCCAGCCCACTTCTTGTTACCCTGGCAACGGGAGAACTGGACCTGCTGAGTATCTGTGGGGGGCCCATTGGGCGATCCAAAATTCCAAGACACGCCCCGTACAGCTGCAGTCGCCCCAGTGGGTGTGGTAGGAAAAGAGTTCCTGATGGCGTGAGGTTCAGTGAAGGCTATGATAACAGTTTGTTGAGTTCCAAAGGATGTAACTCAGGTAACTCAGCGGTGACCCTCACCGGTAACTATGGCTGCGTAGAGGACGATCAGCTGGTAGGGAAGAGCTACTGTCTGGGTAGTGCAGTCGAGGTCAGGAGATGTGCCGTTCTACCAAAAGACGACAAGAATTGCTGCTTCAGTCAAGATGTCATAGGTGGTGCGAAGGTTGTTGGTGGTGGTTTTGGCTTTGGTGGATCACTTGATGCCTCACATAAGAAAGAGGATCTGCTGATGTATAGCATGAGAGAGGTCAGCGGAGGCACCAATAACAACGAGGTGCTTAATACTATCAAAGCTAGTGTGGAGGTGACAAAAGCCAGCGTTTCTTGGAAATCAGAGATCAGCGAAGGTTGTTACCTTCCAGCAACATCGCAGTCTGAGGCCTATCATAGCTTCTTAGGCAACATCAACGAGCAGGTGAAATCAGAGAGTTTGCAGATAGCACAACATGATTTACACTGCAATTTCCTGGAGGATCAGGGCCCAGAGTGTCTTTTAATGTCGAGGGAGAGTCTGACCTTGGAGTCTTCAGGGTGCAGACAAGCATGCAGGCTTAAGGATGATCACTGTGCTTTGAAATACGAAGAGGACGACATTCCAGCTGTAGGTGGCGAGCgcaaacagaagaagagagatcAGAACAAAACTGCCGCTCACAG GTATCGCCAGCGAAAAAGGGCGGAGCTAGATTCTTTGGAGGAACAGTTGCACTGCCTTGAAGGGAGGAaccgggagctccgggacaagGCAGAGTCGGTAGAACGTGAAATCCAGTACGTCAAAGACCTGCTGATCGAAGTTTACAAGGCCCGCAGCCAAAGGCACAAGCAGGACACGACAGCGTAA